The Acropora muricata isolate sample 2 chromosome 5, ASM3666990v1, whole genome shotgun sequence genome includes a window with the following:
- the LOC136917018 gene encoding potassium voltage-gated channel subfamily H member 7-like isoform X4, with the protein MTDRISSLIMAAFKRWRSKYKRYKSQIPEQMRNRIILHYGLFKITWDWVILILVLYTAIEVPFVSAFVLDDERTERSQPNYTNSEPRLDFFETLKKRYPESYPLLYTDLIIDVLFMIDILMNFRTTYVKEGEVLITNPWKIAVHYLKTYFLVDFVAAIPWDLLASFNSGTEENTMLFSLLKTARLLRLFRAARKLDRNYEYMTSLLFLMIMFFMLVAHWLACIWYAIGLKEAKTQELSWLSILHIHHGQPSNDKSESVELLSLRTRYLASLYYVMTLCTTVGFGNVSANTDGEMIFSILCMLMGAVMHAAIFGNVTAIIHGQYSSNFRYRKESLQINEFVRYFKIKNPLARRLRDYSRHTWSQTKGTDMTKVLQKFPDGLQYEIHLHMHLTVLSDSFLFHNFPESCLRALAKKMHRHHHLPGHQILHDGDDIDSVHLVRRGKIEILLNSAEQLGRIREGDAYGASLRQTHSRPRANVSLKATSCVDCHVIKLSDLEDVMVSYRDQQRQLLDMMDNYDPKEIYETGFANENLYDANKNDAEQKPFCTHERNRLIVEQEYEMKPMLGVPSSKLLETESSIYDSKVGNGDLKKYSSASIDNTTNEKRRFINVTNVSDTTSVDEAEFAKKPCGEGNSEDDGLGGDFSEEAPHHKLHVRKSSCYDCKTNAPRCRCADLEVRIQEMSGNMQRLESQMGILISLLEGNGIPSTFQNRGTLWNQTLREVSDPNRTVTSV; encoded by the exons ATTATGGCTGCTTTCAAGAGATGGCGTTCGAAGTACAAGCGCTACAAAAGTCAAATTCCTGAACAAATGCGAAACAGAATCATCCTACACTATGGTCTCTTCAAAATAACCTGGGATTGGGTTATTTTGATATTAGTACTATACACCGCCATTGAAGTGCCGTTTGTGTCTGCTTTTGTGCTTGACGATGAAAGGACTGAAAGGTCCCAACCCAACTACACAA ACAGCGAACCCCGTCTGGATTTCTTTGAGACTTTAAAGAAACGTTATCCAGAATCATATCCACTTCTTTATACTGATCTTATCATAGATGTTCTTTTTATGATTGACATTTTGATGAATTTTCGCACCACGTACGTAAAGGAAGGAGAGGTTTTGATCACCAATCCTTGGAAGATAGCCGTCCATTATTTAAAGACTTATTTTTTGGTGGATTTTGTAGCCGCTATTCCTTGGGATCTTCTAGCAAGTTTCAATTCAGGAACAGAAGAG AACACTATGTTATTTAGCCTACTCAAAACCGCCCGCTTACTTCGGTTGTTCCGAGCTGCAAGGAAACTGGATCGAAATTATGAGTACATGACCTCTTTGCTGTTTTTAATGATCATGTTTTTTATGCTGGTCGCTCATTGGTTGGCTTGTATCTGGTATGCTATTGGTTTAAAGGAAGCAAAAACTCAGGAATTGTCATGGCTTAGTATTCTGCATATTCATCACGGACAACCGTCCAATGACAAAAGCGAATCAGTGGAACTTTTAAGTCTCCGAACGCGTTATTTGGCGTCGCTTTATTACGTCATGACCTTGTGTACAACAGTGGGTTTTGGTAATGTTTCGGCGAATACAGACGGCGAGATGATATTCTCCATCCTTTGTATGCTTATGGGAG CCGTGATGCACGCAGCCATATTTGGCAATGTGACAGCTATCATTCACGGCCAGTATTCAAGTAACTTCCGTTATAGGAAGGAATCCCTCCAGATCAACGAGTTTGTGCGTTATTTCAAAATCAAAAATCCGTTGGCGCGTAGGCTCAGGGATTATTCGCGACATACCTGGTCGCAAACCAAAGGAACAGATATGACCAAG GTCCTTCAAAAGTTCCCGGATGGTCTCCAGTATGAGATACATCTTCATATGCACCTCACTGTTCTGTCCGACTCGTTTCTTTTCCACAATTTCCCAGAAAGTTGCTTGAGAGCACTTGCAAAGAAAAtgcatcgtcatcatcatcttccTGGACATCAGATTTTACACGATGGAGACGATATTGACTCTGTACATCTAGTGCGGCGGGGAAAGATTGAAATCTTGTTAAACTCTGCGGAACAGCTTGGGAGAATAA GAGAGGGAGATGCATATGGTGCAAGTTTGAGGCAGACGCATTCGCGTCCAAGGGCCAACGTTTCTTTGAAAGCGACCAGTTGTGTGGATTGTCACGTAATTAAGCTTAGCGATCTTGAAGATGTGATGGTTTCATATCGTGATCAACAAAGGCAACTACTGGATATGATGGACAATTATGACCCAAAAGAAATATATGAAACG GGTTTTGCAAACGAAAACCTCTATGATGCAAATAAGAATGATGCAGAGCAGAAGCCATTTTGCACGCATGAGAGAAACCGATTAATTGTGGAACAGGAATATGAAATGAAACCAATGTTGGGTGTTCCCAGTAGCAAACTGTTGGAAACGGAATCGAGTATTTATGATTCGAAAGTCGGAAACGGAGACCTTAAAAAATACAGCAGTGCCTCAATTGACAATACGACGAACGAGAAGAGGCGTTTTATCAATGTTACTAATGTAAGTGACACTACTTCAGTTGATGAAGCTGAATTTGCTAAGAAACCCTGTGGGGAAGGCAACTCGGAAGATGATGGTTTGGGAGGTGATTTTTCAGAGGAAGCCCCACATCATAAACTTCATGTTCGAAAGTCCTCTTGCTATGACTGTAAGACAAACGCACCGCGTTGTAGGTGTGCCGACCTGGAAGTACGAATTCAAGAAATGTCAGGCAACATGCAAAGACTAGAAAGCCAAATGGGCATTCTTATATCTCTTCTCGAAGGGAATGGGATTCCCAGCACCTTTCAAAATCGGGGAACTCTATGGAACCAGACACTAAGGGAAGTCAGTGACCCAAATCGAACTGTGACCTCTGTATAG